A genomic stretch from Pirellulales bacterium includes:
- a CDS encoding ATP-dependent Clp protease proteolytic subunit, producing the protein MNRNAGISHFEPMASYRDYQRQRQLTLGDLLLENRIILLQGEIHDGNANELVMKLLYLQSENRRKGIHFYINSPGGSVSATLAIYDTMQILTCPVATYCVGLAASGGAVLLAGGAKGKRYALPHAKIMIHQPYGQVGGQVSDIEIQAQEILKTRDVLNKILADHTGQPIDRIAKDTDRDFYMSAGQGKEYGVVDEILTKPPGDTGEEEKAD; encoded by the coding sequence ATGAATCGCAACGCAGGGATTTCCCACTTCGAGCCCATGGCCAGCTACCGCGACTACCAGCGTCAGCGGCAGTTGACGCTGGGCGATTTGCTGCTGGAAAACCGCATTATTTTGCTGCAGGGCGAGATTCACGACGGCAACGCCAATGAATTGGTGATGAAGCTGCTGTACCTGCAGAGCGAAAATCGCCGCAAAGGAATTCATTTTTATATTAATTCCCCCGGCGGCAGCGTGAGCGCCACGCTCGCGATCTACGACACGATGCAGATTCTCACCTGTCCGGTCGCCACCTATTGCGTCGGCCTGGCGGCCAGCGGCGGCGCGGTATTGCTGGCCGGCGGCGCCAAGGGCAAGCGTTACGCTTTGCCGCACGCCAAGATCATGATCCATCAGCCCTACGGCCAGGTCGGGGGGCAGGTGTCGGACATCGAAATCCAGGCCCAAGAGATTCTCAAGACACGCGACGTGCTGAACAAAATTCTCGCCGACCATACCGGTCAGCCCATCGATCGCATCGCGAAAGATACGGATCGCGATTTCTACATGAGCGCAGGCCAGGGCAAGGAGTACGGCGTCGTCGACGAAATCCTCACGAAGCCTCCGGGCGATACCGGAGAAGAAGAGAAGGCCGACTGA
- a CDS encoding ATP-dependent Clp protease proteolytic subunit, with translation MPLIPYVIEKSGREERAMDIYSRLLKDRIIFLGSSINDEVANSIVAQLLFLQAEDAKADVHLYLNSPGGSVTSGMAIYDTMQFITCDVATYCIGQCASMAAVLLTAGATGKRNALPNARIMIHQPLAGMEGTAEEIMIHAKEFQKVKAKLNHILIKHTGHPLDKIEKDTDRDRFMSAEEAHEYALIDRVIEHMAPTPAGA, from the coding sequence ATGCCATTGATTCCCTACGTCATCGAAAAAAGCGGCCGTGAAGAACGGGCTATGGACATCTATAGCCGGCTTCTGAAGGACCGTATTATTTTTCTCGGCTCCAGCATCAACGACGAAGTCGCAAACTCGATCGTCGCGCAACTGCTCTTCCTGCAGGCCGAAGATGCCAAGGCCGACGTCCATCTTTACTTGAATTCGCCCGGCGGCAGCGTCACTTCGGGCATGGCGATTTATGACACCATGCAGTTCATCACCTGCGATGTCGCGACGTATTGCATCGGTCAATGTGCGTCGATGGCCGCGGTGCTGTTGACCGCTGGCGCTACAGGCAAGCGAAATGCTCTGCCGAACGCACGGATCATGATTCATCAGCCGCTGGCCGGCATGGAAGGCACTGCCGAGGAGATCATGATTCACGCCAAGGAATTTCAGAAGGTAAAGGCCAAGCTGAATCACATCCTGATCAAGCACACGGGTCATCCCCTGGACAAGATCGAAAAGGATACCGATCGCGATCGTTTTATGTCGGCCGAAGAGGCCCACGAGTATGCGTTGATTGACCGCGTTATCGAGCACATGGCGCCGACCCCGGCGGGTGCGTAA
- a CDS encoding P-II family nitrogen regulator — MKLIIAIIQPSRLEAVKAALTEVEVFRLTVMDVQGFGRQKGHTEMFRGHEFSVNLLRKVQLQIAVNEDFVEPTIQAIIKGGRSGPGGEIGDGKIFILPMDDCIRIRTGERGTEAI; from the coding sequence ATGAAGCTCATTATCGCCATTATTCAGCCCAGCCGTCTCGAGGCTGTTAAGGCCGCCCTCACCGAGGTCGAGGTCTTTCGCCTCACGGTTATGGACGTGCAGGGCTTCGGCCGCCAGAAGGGGCACACCGAAATGTTTCGCGGTCACGAGTTTTCGGTAAACTTGCTACGCAAGGTGCAGCTGCAAATTGCCGTGAACGAGGATTTCGTCGAACCCACGATTCAGGCCATCATCAAGGGGGGCCGCTCGGGCCCTGGTGGCGAGATCGGCGACGGAAAAATCTTCATTCTGCCGATGGACGACTGCATTCGCATCCGCACTGGCGAGCGTGGTACCGAGGCGATTTGA
- a CDS encoding peroxidase family protein, whose protein sequence is MTKHRKLSLEYLEIRSLMTVNLATLVAANLPPSYSVTGAGNNLANPSWGSAGADLVRSILPADYGDGISTPNGQNLDSARAISNALGSQSGDILDSNNLSAFTYAWGQFIDHDLDLTPDGGASDPIAVPTGDPQFDPNSTGTQTLPFTRSVTDPTTGTSTSNPLNQPTVVTSFLDGSMIYGSDPTRAAALRTFQGGTLKTSAGDLPPLNTTGLPNDNEGLAADSSLFLAGDVRANENIELTSLQTLFVREHNYWAEKISTANPSLNDEQIYQAARSIVIAEIQSITFNQFLPALLGQNALTTYKGYNPNVNPGITPEFSEAAYRFGHSQLDDDVQFLTNSGGQFSFSYTMPDGTTQTVNSATDVSGGETGMPLVDAFFAPYVMQGGSGVEDSILKYLASDVAQGIDTKMVDSVRNVLFGAPGSGAGGQDLFALDIQRGRDVGLPTYNEARVAYGLPAVTNFSQITSDPNLQQELKSIYGNVNNVELFVGGLAENHAVGSSMGATFQAIIANQFERLRDGDHLWYQNIYHGAELAAIQNTTLADIIRRDTDVTNLQANVFVFKASVSGTVFNDANANGRLDFSDRALVGQTVQLLDANSGQVVATTKSGLFGTYSFNITEAGQYVVQVAASGASTAAAVPSRAIDITSGNQFLRQVNLAVAPNHSPGHPTKPGTTAGGSTGSDPGGWNWNDLIGNWDNIPAGQLLASIVDKIHAAGVIS, encoded by the coding sequence ATGACGAAGCATCGCAAACTATCGCTCGAGTATCTCGAAATTCGCAGCCTGATGACTGTGAACCTGGCAACACTGGTTGCCGCCAACCTGCCTCCTTCGTACAGCGTGACGGGGGCGGGCAACAATCTTGCCAATCCGAGTTGGGGAAGCGCCGGCGCTGATTTGGTGCGCAGCATTTTGCCGGCTGATTACGGCGACGGTATCTCGACGCCCAACGGCCAGAACCTGGACAGCGCTCGGGCGATCAGCAACGCCCTCGGATCGCAATCGGGTGATATTTTGGACTCGAACAATCTCTCGGCGTTCACGTATGCCTGGGGTCAGTTCATCGACCACGATTTAGACCTGACTCCCGACGGCGGCGCATCGGACCCGATCGCAGTCCCTACAGGCGACCCGCAATTCGATCCGAATTCGACCGGCACGCAAACGCTGCCGTTTACGCGCTCCGTCACCGATCCAACGACTGGCACCAGCACCAGCAATCCGCTGAATCAGCCGACCGTCGTCACATCGTTTCTCGACGGCTCGATGATCTACGGATCCGACCCGACGCGCGCCGCGGCACTGCGCACATTCCAGGGCGGGACGCTCAAGACCAGCGCCGGCGACCTACCGCCACTCAATACGACAGGCCTGCCCAACGACAACGAAGGACTGGCCGCGGATTCCTCGCTATTCCTGGCCGGCGATGTCCGCGCCAACGAGAACATCGAACTGACCAGCCTGCAGACCCTGTTCGTGCGTGAGCACAACTATTGGGCGGAAAAAATCTCGACAGCCAATCCCAGCTTGAATGACGAGCAGATCTATCAGGCCGCCCGCAGCATCGTGATCGCAGAAATCCAATCGATCACGTTCAACCAGTTCTTGCCCGCTCTCCTCGGACAGAACGCACTGACGACCTACAAGGGATATAACCCGAATGTGAATCCCGGCATCACGCCGGAGTTCTCGGAAGCCGCCTATCGTTTCGGACACAGCCAGCTCGACGACGATGTGCAGTTCCTGACCAACAGCGGCGGTCAATTCTCGTTCAGTTACACCATGCCGGACGGGACGACTCAGACCGTCAATTCAGCAACAGACGTGAGCGGCGGCGAGACGGGAATGCCGCTGGTCGATGCGTTCTTTGCACCGTATGTCATGCAGGGGGGATCAGGCGTCGAGGACTCGATCCTTAAGTACCTGGCCTCGGATGTGGCACAGGGGATCGATACCAAGATGGTCGATTCGGTGCGCAACGTCCTGTTCGGGGCGCCCGGAAGCGGCGCTGGGGGACAGGATTTGTTCGCTCTCGATATTCAGCGAGGGCGCGACGTCGGGTTGCCGACCTATAACGAGGCGAGGGTCGCATACGGCCTGCCGGCCGTGACCAACTTCAGTCAGATCACCAGCGATCCGAACCTGCAGCAGGAGCTAAAGTCGATCTACGGCAATGTGAACAACGTCGAATTGTTCGTCGGCGGCCTGGCCGAAAACCATGCGGTCGGCAGTAGCATGGGAGCAACGTTCCAGGCCATCATCGCCAACCAGTTCGAACGATTGCGCGATGGCGACCACTTGTGGTACCAGAACATTTATCACGGCGCGGAACTGGCCGCAATTCAGAACACCACGCTTGCCGATATCATTCGCCGCGATACGGACGTCACGAATTTGCAGGCGAATGTCTTCGTCTTCAAGGCCTCGGTGTCCGGCACCGTCTTCAACGATGCTAACGCCAATGGACGGCTGGATTTTTCGGATCGCGCACTTGTCGGCCAGACAGTGCAACTGCTGGATGCGAATAGTGGTCAGGTCGTGGCCACGACCAAGTCTGGGCTGTTCGGTACCTATTCGTTCAACATCACCGAAGCCGGCCAATATGTGGTGCAAGTCGCAGCGTCAGGTGCAAGTACCGCTGCCGCGGTGCCGAGCCGGGCGATCGACATCACGAGCGGTAATCAATTCCTGAGGCAGGTGAACCTGGCGGTAGCGCCGAACCATAGCCCGGGCCACCCGACCAAGCCCGGTACTACGGCGGGCGGATCAACGGGAAGCGATCCGGGTGGCTGGAACTGGAACGATCTCATCGGCAATTGGGACAACATCCCCGCGGGGCAACTCTTGGCGAGCATTGTCGACAAGATTCATGCTGCGGGCGTTATCTCCTGA
- a CDS encoding outer membrane beta-barrel protein: MRLTKRAMALAIAGLLAGGQAAIAQQPSRVTAPARTTAYEYDSYYAQESEGATPEAAPPAAAPAAPASGGCATGCGEKNGCGDSSGCASACGDDASPEMCHLFETCWTKKVGLQIGGWTTQSFTWNTSNPADRFNGPVTWTDQANQYQLNQQYLYIDRPTNTEGDGWDFGGRVDFLYGTDYRFTTEANLENRINSVNHPYMGLAIPQFYGEVAADNLKVKLGHFYSPVGYFVVPTINNFFNSLPYTFQYGEPFTHSGMLATWTANEHWTLGAGLIQGWDSFFGGPNPHLGSICTATWTGEKKDSFAWVWIQDHEPDANSSGVVAPTGGRVYTSRYLHTMVYTRPLTERLTWVAQSDLGVQGAAFGPGTQTARWYGLNQYLFYKVNNAWTWGASYEWFRDEEGFRVGAAVPSVFSPNSSGNAVGPGFAGNFCETTWGPQWRPGGSQNLLIRPNLRWDWYNGKANSAGQLPYDSGTRSQQFIWGTDVTLIY; this comes from the coding sequence ATGAGGTTAACCAAGCGAGCGATGGCACTCGCCATTGCCGGCCTGCTGGCTGGAGGCCAGGCCGCCATCGCGCAACAACCGTCGCGGGTGACGGCGCCTGCCCGAACGACGGCGTACGAGTACGACAGCTACTACGCGCAAGAATCGGAAGGCGCAACTCCCGAGGCCGCTCCCCCCGCTGCTGCCCCCGCAGCGCCGGCTAGCGGCGGCTGTGCCACAGGGTGCGGCGAAAAGAATGGCTGCGGCGATAGCTCCGGCTGCGCTAGCGCCTGTGGTGATGACGCATCTCCCGAGATGTGCCATCTGTTCGAAACGTGCTGGACGAAAAAGGTCGGCCTGCAAATCGGCGGCTGGACCACGCAAAGCTTCACCTGGAATACCAGCAATCCGGCGGACCGCTTCAACGGCCCGGTGACCTGGACCGACCAGGCGAACCAGTACCAGCTCAACCAGCAGTACTTGTACATCGATCGCCCGACGAATACCGAAGGCGACGGCTGGGACTTCGGCGGTCGCGTCGACTTCCTGTACGGTACTGACTATCGTTTCACGACTGAAGCCAACCTGGAAAACCGCATCAACTCGGTAAACCACCCGTACATGGGCTTGGCGATTCCGCAGTTCTACGGCGAAGTGGCGGCCGACAACTTGAAAGTCAAGTTAGGTCACTTCTACTCTCCGGTAGGTTACTTTGTCGTGCCTACGATCAACAACTTCTTCAACAGCTTGCCTTACACGTTCCAATACGGCGAGCCGTTCACTCACTCCGGCATGTTGGCCACTTGGACTGCCAACGAACATTGGACTTTGGGCGCCGGACTCATTCAAGGCTGGGACAGCTTCTTCGGTGGACCGAACCCGCACCTGGGTTCGATCTGCACCGCCACTTGGACGGGTGAAAAGAAAGACTCGTTCGCGTGGGTGTGGATTCAAGACCATGAGCCCGATGCCAACTCGTCTGGCGTCGTCGCTCCGACTGGTGGCCGCGTCTATACGTCGCGCTACTTGCACACCATGGTCTATACCCGTCCGTTGACCGAACGGTTGACGTGGGTTGCCCAAAGCGACTTGGGTGTTCAAGGTGCGGCTTTCGGACCGGGAACGCAAACGGCCCGTTGGTACGGCTTGAACCAATACTTGTTCTATAAGGTCAACAACGCGTGGACCTGGGGTGCCAGCTACGAGTGGTTCCGCGATGAAGAAGGCTTCCGCGTCGGTGCTGCGGTACCGAGCGTATTCAGCCCGAACTCGAGCGGCAACGCCGTCGGCCCTGGCTTCGCCGGTAACTTCTGCGAGACTACCTGGGGTCCGCAGTGGCGTCCGGGCGGCAGCCAGAACCTGTTGATCCGGCCCAACTTGCGTTGGGACTGGTACAACGGCAAGGCCAACTCGGCCGGCCAACTGCCGTATGACAGCGGCACCCGTAGCCAACAGTTCATCTGGGGCACGGACGTGACGTTGATCTACTAG
- a CDS encoding ComEC/Rec2 family competence protein yields MTARRDNRNVRATTGYQPLVVVAVAVCAGIVVDHLLPARWTAWWLAAIVLWGAWLAAWRQARLRIAGIMMLACLAATGAAWHQVRWALYPNDELGTFALDTAQPVCLEAIARSSPRRMPAPEFDPMRPVTSGDRSRLTVHLLRIRDGDRWLRASGTATLDVDGHLLGIQAGDHLQVFGQLRAISAPANPGEFDFADYERVDRRLGRLSADHPECVTVLAPGSLWQPRRWWDKARLAGDNALWNSLGRTHSGLALALILGQREQLDAAATRHYYETGTVHLLSISGLHVGLLALVLFRGLEFGFLRRGPALAAVAIITALYALVIDAEPPAVRATVMVAIVCAALYAGRPSSMFNLLGAAAVIVMAWNPAEVFRAGTQLSFLAVATMAWLGPHAWKRPALDPLDRLIARTRPWPQRIATSLGAGFGRMMLITTAIWLISLPLVLARFNLISPGSLLLTPLLAVPVALGLFTGFVLVSVGWLIWPLSIPLGMLCDTCMAIVGNSVRIVDRLPGSHVWLPGPPTWWLVGCYGLIATWAVDARLRPPRRWCAALLAGWIAVGFFASQGARPQRDELECAFLSVGHGCAVVMSLPDGSTVLYDAGQLGSPTAAARSISGYLWSRGRRHIDAVVISHADIDHYNALPELLRRFSVGAVYVSPVMFDDGGAGVAALRDAIEEADVPLREISAGDRLRGSNECSLNVLHPPARGALGSDNANSIVLEVIYRGRRLLLPGDLESPGLDDLLAESPLDCDLVLAPHHGSAQSDPPGFVAWTTPEFTVISGDSRSNRPEVAGAYRRHGAQVFNTSLLGSIMVTIDARNLRISSWRDEPSRMPVVPWPPDEGEQ; encoded by the coding sequence GTGACCGCGCGCCGCGACAATAGAAACGTCCGAGCGACGACCGGCTATCAACCGTTGGTCGTCGTCGCTGTAGCGGTTTGCGCGGGAATTGTCGTCGATCATTTGTTGCCGGCGCGCTGGACCGCCTGGTGGCTTGCTGCGATTGTGCTGTGGGGGGCTTGGCTCGCCGCGTGGCGCCAAGCAAGACTGCGCATCGCCGGAATCATGATGCTCGCCTGTCTCGCCGCAACCGGCGCCGCATGGCACCAGGTACGCTGGGCACTTTACCCAAATGATGAGTTAGGCACGTTTGCGCTCGATACAGCACAACCGGTTTGCCTCGAAGCTATTGCACGGTCCAGCCCGCGACGTATGCCTGCGCCCGAATTCGATCCGATGCGGCCCGTCACATCGGGCGATCGCAGCCGGCTGACGGTTCATTTGCTACGTATTCGCGATGGCGATCGGTGGCTGCGGGCCTCGGGAACGGCAACGCTGGACGTCGATGGCCACCTGCTCGGCATCCAAGCGGGCGACCATCTACAGGTCTTCGGGCAACTGCGCGCGATCAGCGCCCCTGCCAACCCTGGCGAGTTCGATTTCGCCGACTACGAACGAGTCGATCGCCGCTTGGGCCGGCTATCGGCCGATCATCCCGAGTGCGTGACCGTGCTCGCCCCGGGTTCACTCTGGCAACCGCGACGATGGTGGGACAAAGCGCGATTGGCCGGTGATAACGCGCTGTGGAACTCGCTCGGTCGCACACATTCCGGTTTGGCGCTGGCGCTAATTCTGGGCCAGCGCGAACAACTCGACGCGGCCGCCACACGGCACTATTACGAGACCGGCACCGTCCATCTGCTGTCGATCTCGGGCCTGCACGTGGGATTGCTTGCGTTGGTGCTGTTTCGTGGGTTGGAATTTGGATTTCTTCGCCGCGGCCCGGCGCTGGCCGCCGTGGCGATCATCACGGCGTTGTACGCGCTGGTGATTGATGCCGAGCCACCGGCGGTGCGCGCCACGGTCATGGTGGCGATCGTATGCGCCGCGTTGTACGCGGGCCGGCCAAGTTCGATGTTCAATCTCTTGGGCGCCGCGGCCGTGATCGTTATGGCGTGGAATCCTGCCGAGGTCTTCCGCGCGGGCACGCAATTGTCGTTTCTGGCCGTGGCAACAATGGCCTGGTTAGGACCGCATGCCTGGAAAAGACCAGCGCTGGATCCCTTGGATCGATTGATCGCACGAACGCGACCTTGGCCCCAACGCATTGCAACCAGTCTGGGCGCCGGGTTCGGTCGCATGATGCTCATCACGACTGCGATTTGGCTCATCTCGCTACCGCTGGTCCTGGCGCGTTTTAATCTGATCTCGCCGGGCTCGTTGCTGCTGACTCCGCTGCTGGCTGTTCCTGTCGCACTAGGATTATTCACCGGCTTCGTCCTGGTATCCGTTGGTTGGCTGATCTGGCCCTTGTCGATTCCCTTGGGAATGTTATGCGATACCTGCATGGCAATCGTGGGCAACTCGGTGCGTATCGTCGATCGACTACCTGGAAGCCATGTTTGGTTGCCGGGGCCGCCCACTTGGTGGTTGGTTGGGTGTTACGGACTGATCGCGACCTGGGCCGTCGACGCGCGGTTGCGACCACCACGGCGCTGGTGCGCGGCGCTGCTCGCTGGCTGGATTGCTGTTGGATTCTTTGCCTCGCAAGGCGCTCGACCCCAACGTGACGAACTCGAATGTGCCTTCTTATCGGTAGGGCATGGCTGCGCGGTCGTGATGTCGTTGCCCGACGGTTCCACAGTGCTCTACGACGCGGGACAGCTTGGCTCGCCCACGGCCGCGGCGCGATCGATTTCCGGCTACTTATGGTCTCGCGGTCGCCGACACATCGACGCCGTCGTGATCTCGCACGCGGATATCGATCACTACAACGCCTTACCCGAACTGCTGCGACGTTTCAGCGTCGGCGCGGTTTATGTTTCGCCCGTCATGTTCGACGATGGCGGAGCCGGCGTTGCCGCTTTGCGGGACGCCATTGAAGAAGCCGACGTCCCCCTGCGCGAGATATCGGCCGGCGATCGCCTGCGCGGTTCGAATGAATGTTCGTTGAACGTACTTCATCCGCCGGCGCGCGGCGCCTTGGGCAGTGACAATGCGAATAGCATCGTGCTCGAGGTCATCTATCGGGGGAGACGGTTATTGCTGCCCGGCGATCTCGAATCGCCGGGCCTTGACGATTTACTGGCTGAAAGCCCGTTGGATTGCGATCTTGTCTTGGCGCCGCATCACGGCAGCGCCCAGAGCGATCCGCCAGGTTTCGTCGCTTGGACGACGCCGGAATTTACCGTGATCAGCGGCGATAGCCGATCGAATCGTCCCGAAGTCGCCGGCGCCTATCGCCGCCACGGAGCGCAGGTGTTTAACACATCACTCTTGGGCTCAATCATGGTAACGATCGACGCCCGAAACTTGCGCATCTCCTCATGGCGAGATGAACCGTCGCGCATGCCGGTTGTGCCCTGGCCCCCTGACGAAGGGGAACAATAA
- a CDS encoding alpha/beta fold hydrolase has protein sequence MHRGPIGLMAWICVLGLGILSACNPAVSEKAKKPTSSAATLPAEEIAPPAGAATATREASTDAANATEAPAEVTAPSAKTDVAPASTSTPTETASIKATDTDAPDKASAAPLKYLDGVPLIPRTALFGNPEKSSPRISPDGKRLAFLAPVDGVMNVWVGPADDPAAAKAVTEDKKRGIRAYFWAYTNEHVLYVQDQNGDENWHVYAVSLADNTTQDLTPLANVAAQIEAVSERAPKEILIGLNDRDQQYHDIYRVNISTGERKLVEQNKQGFAGYLTDEDLKVRFAMQYLPDGSSVILRPNGAGGWDDFMKVPMADTLTTQPSGFDKSGNLLYLIDSRDRNTGALTTVYLETGKQATLADNPKADVSGVLTHPTEKTIQAVAFTYGRKQWQILDQAIKPDLDYLATVTRGDVEVTSRTLDDRWWTVAYLTDDGPVRYYLYDHEQKKAKFLFTNRQDLDGLPLVKMHDLVVKSRDGLDLVCYLSLPKGTDEDGDARPSQPLPMVLDVHGGPWARDDWGYDATHQLWANRGYAVLSINFRGSTGFGKEFVNAGNKEWAGKMHTDLLDAVDWAVAEKIADPKLVAITGGSYGGYATLVGMTMTPDVFACGIDIVGPSNIITLLQSIPPYWQPQIQLFKDRVGDFTTEAGKTTLTKLSPLSHVANIKKPLLIGQGAHDPRVKQAEADQIVSAMEAKHIPVTYVLYPDEGHGFARPENRMSFFAVSEAFLAEHLGGRYEPIGKAFTGSSITVPVGAGEVPGLAAALAK, from the coding sequence ATGCATCGCGGCCCTATAGGATTAATGGCGTGGATTTGCGTGCTGGGCTTGGGCATTTTATCCGCGTGCAATCCCGCAGTGAGCGAGAAGGCGAAGAAGCCTACAAGTTCGGCGGCAACTTTGCCCGCCGAAGAGATCGCGCCGCCGGCCGGTGCCGCGACTGCCACGAGGGAAGCCTCTACAGATGCAGCGAATGCTACCGAGGCGCCAGCAGAAGTTACAGCCCCATCGGCCAAGACCGACGTGGCGCCTGCGAGCACCTCCACTCCAACCGAAACCGCTTCGATCAAGGCTACCGATACCGATGCTCCCGACAAAGCGTCCGCAGCCCCTCTAAAATATCTCGACGGCGTACCGCTCATCCCGCGGACAGCGCTTTTCGGCAATCCGGAAAAATCGAGCCCCCGTATCAGCCCCGACGGAAAGCGGCTGGCCTTTCTCGCGCCGGTCGACGGCGTGATGAACGTCTGGGTGGGGCCGGCTGACGATCCTGCCGCGGCGAAGGCGGTCACGGAAGACAAGAAGCGTGGCATCCGCGCATATTTCTGGGCCTACACGAATGAGCACGTCCTCTACGTTCAAGATCAGAATGGTGACGAGAACTGGCACGTATACGCAGTAAGCCTGGCTGACAATACGACCCAGGACCTGACTCCGCTGGCAAACGTGGCGGCGCAGATCGAAGCGGTCAGCGAGCGCGCGCCTAAGGAAATCTTGATTGGCCTCAACGATCGCGATCAGCAATACCACGACATTTATCGCGTCAATATTTCGACGGGCGAGCGCAAATTAGTCGAGCAAAACAAACAGGGCTTCGCCGGTTACCTGACGGATGAAGATTTGAAAGTGCGCTTCGCGATGCAGTATTTGCCCGATGGCAGCAGCGTGATTCTCCGGCCGAATGGCGCGGGCGGATGGGACGACTTTATGAAGGTTCCCATGGCTGACACGCTCACAACGCAGCCGTCGGGCTTCGACAAAAGCGGCAATCTGCTGTACCTGATCGACAGTCGCGATCGTAACACGGGTGCTCTTACCACGGTGTATCTCGAGACGGGCAAGCAAGCGACGCTGGCCGACAACCCAAAGGCTGACGTGTCAGGCGTGCTTACGCACCCGACGGAGAAGACAATTCAAGCCGTGGCGTTCACTTACGGTCGCAAGCAATGGCAGATACTCGATCAGGCCATCAAACCGGATCTGGATTACCTCGCCACCGTGACGCGCGGCGACGTCGAGGTCACGAGCCGTACCCTGGACGATCGCTGGTGGACCGTCGCCTACCTGACCGACGACGGACCGGTGCGCTATTACCTGTACGATCATGAGCAGAAGAAGGCGAAATTCTTATTCACGAATCGTCAGGATCTGGATGGTCTTCCGCTGGTGAAAATGCACGACCTTGTCGTAAAATCACGAGACGGTCTGGATCTGGTTTGCTACCTCTCGCTTCCCAAGGGGACCGATGAAGACGGCGATGCCCGGCCTTCGCAGCCGCTCCCGATGGTGCTGGACGTACACGGTGGCCCCTGGGCACGCGACGACTGGGGATACGATGCGACGCACCAACTGTGGGCTAACCGAGGCTACGCTGTGCTGAGCATCAACTTCCGCGGCTCGACCGGCTTCGGCAAAGAATTCGTCAATGCCGGCAACAAAGAATGGGCCGGCAAAATGCACACGGACTTGCTGGACGCCGTGGATTGGGCGGTCGCCGAAAAGATCGCGGACCCAAAGCTTGTTGCCATCACCGGCGGCAGCTACGGCGGTTACGCGACCTTGGTCGGCATGACGATGACGCCGGACGTATTCGCCTGCGGCATCGACATCGTCGGGCCGTCGAACATCATCACGCTGTTGCAATCGATTCCGCCCTATTGGCAGCCACAGATTCAGTTGTTCAAGGATCGGGTGGGGGATTTCACGACCGAGGCAGGTAAAACCACACTGACGAAACTGTCGCCGTTGTCGCACGTCGCGAATATTAAAAAGCCATTGTTGATCGGGCAAGGCGCCCATGACCCGCGCGTGAAGCAGGCCGAGGCCGATCAGATCGTTTCCGCGATGGAAGCAAAGCACATCCCAGTAACGTACGTGTTGTACCCCGACGAGGGACACGGCTTTGCGCGTCCGGAAAATCGAATGTCGTTCTTCGCCGTTAGCGAAGCTTTTCTCGCCGAGCATCTCGGCGGACGCTACGAGCCGATCGGGAAGGCATTCACAGGTTCCAGCATCACCGTGCCCGTCGGTGCCGGCGAGGTGCCCGGTCTGGCTGCAGCGCTAGCGAAATAG